Proteins found in one uncultured Desulfuromonas sp. genomic segment:
- a CDS encoding molybdopterin-dependent oxidoreductase yields MSIKLTRRKFLQSASCAAAAVPLARMAQAEEPFVRKPYTAPGSFAGTKSVTGGICGMCFWRCQLVGKVREGKLVKLEGNPKSIDNGASICARGNAGIKLLYDPDRLKYPMKNIGKRGAPVWKRISWEEALDECASRMNAIIDEYDERSLAIFPHGSSAKYPMDYFEYVVGTPNNSEASFFQCRGSRDVAYIQTLGTPAGEEVDMANAKAIFMLGTHLGENVHVSHLKKYLKGLERGAKLIVVDPRFSASAAKADIWVQIKPGTDTALLLAIMNYLVKEEKYDKEYVEDFGYGFDEFCENISHATLDWAAKICDVPASQIKEVADMLAANAPNVSIHPGRHSSWNGNDFQRERGLGCLTGLLGAIGVKGGFVKPKNPKVGRCRWPHVMNPHEEALHHVLHKYPFSPPGTPTDLIRETALSGDPFPIKGLIVWGQNPMQTIPDPQLTIKMIEQMDFVMVCDVMPTDITMYADILLPETSYLERYDYVKKGTQWDYSQPHQQYISARVPLVSPTAADHDRKDSVWITNELAKRMYYEEHIPAKSSKEMVETILAGAGLSLKQLEQEDGIHIQPGQDPYDVQYDVDFHNSKVEDAGFPGTPTYIEVPQAPKGHARLIYGRVPVHSFNRTQNNAWLHNEIPQNPIWINDEVAAAMGLKDGDEITLVNEVGIESASASILKTTPGIRKDVIFTAHGYGSRNPQLSVAAGAGIDDNALISNRSVDPETGTHGMRNSFVRIVKQGKTLDIPA; encoded by the coding sequence ATGTCAATCAAGTTGACCCGGCGTAAGTTTTTACAATCGGCAAGTTGCGCTGCAGCGGCCGTGCCATTGGCGCGAATGGCTCAGGCTGAGGAACCTTTTGTGCGCAAGCCTTATACCGCACCCGGCAGTTTTGCCGGGACCAAGAGCGTCACCGGCGGTATTTGCGGGATGTGTTTCTGGCGTTGTCAGTTAGTCGGCAAGGTCAGAGAAGGTAAATTGGTAAAACTGGAAGGTAATCCGAAGAGCATTGATAATGGGGCAAGCATCTGTGCTCGTGGCAATGCGGGGATTAAGCTGCTATATGATCCGGATCGGTTAAAATATCCGATGAAAAATATCGGCAAGAGGGGCGCTCCGGTATGGAAGCGCATCTCCTGGGAAGAAGCTCTCGATGAATGTGCCTCGCGCATGAATGCGATTATCGATGAGTACGACGAAAGATCGCTGGCCATTTTCCCTCATGGCTCGTCGGCCAAGTATCCCATGGATTATTTTGAATATGTTGTCGGTACGCCGAACAACTCAGAGGCATCATTTTTTCAATGTCGCGGTTCTCGCGATGTCGCTTATATCCAGACTCTCGGCACGCCTGCCGGAGAAGAAGTGGATATGGCCAATGCCAAGGCGATTTTCATGCTTGGCACCCATCTCGGCGAAAACGTGCATGTCTCCCATCTTAAAAAATACCTCAAAGGTTTGGAGCGTGGCGCTAAGCTGATTGTCGTTGACCCACGCTTTTCCGCTTCAGCGGCCAAAGCCGATATCTGGGTACAGATTAAACCGGGTACGGATACGGCACTGTTGCTGGCCATTATGAACTATCTGGTCAAAGAGGAAAAATACGACAAAGAGTATGTCGAGGATTTCGGTTACGGCTTTGACGAGTTTTGCGAAAATATCTCCCATGCCACACTGGACTGGGCCGCTAAAATTTGCGATGTTCCCGCCAGTCAGATCAAAGAAGTGGCCGACATGTTGGCGGCCAACGCACCTAATGTCTCGATTCATCCCGGACGCCATTCCAGTTGGAACGGTAACGATTTTCAACGCGAACGCGGGCTGGGCTGCCTGACCGGGCTTCTTGGTGCCATCGGCGTTAAAGGGGGCTTTGTCAAGCCGAAGAATCCCAAAGTGGGCCGCTGCCGCTGGCCTCATGTGATGAATCCGCATGAAGAGGCACTGCATCATGTGCTGCATAAATATCCCTTTTCACCGCCGGGAACTCCGACGGACCTGATTCGAGAAACTGCGCTGTCGGGCGACCCGTTCCCGATCAAGGGGTTGATTGTCTGGGGGCAGAACCCCATGCAGACCATTCCCGACCCGCAATTGACCATTAAGATGATTGAGCAGATGGATTTTGTCATGGTGTGTGACGTCATGCCGACGGATATCACCATGTATGCTGATATTCTTTTGCCGGAAACCAGCTATCTGGAACGGTATGATTACGTCAAAAAAGGCACCCAATGGGACTACTCTCAGCCGCATCAGCAATATATTTCAGCGCGTGTGCCGCTGGTGTCGCCGACGGCGGCCGATCATGACCGCAAGGATTCGGTCTGGATCACTAATGAGTTGGCCAAACGGATGTATTACGAAGAACATATCCCGGCCAAATCATCCAAAGAGATGGTGGAAACCATTCTTGCCGGAGCTGGGTTGTCGTTGAAACAATTGGAGCAGGAAGACGGCATCCATATTCAGCCGGGTCAGGATCCTTACGACGTGCAATATGACGTTGATTTCCACAACAGTAAAGTTGAGGATGCCGGGTTCCCGGGAACGCCTACTTACATTGAGGTTCCCCAGGCGCCTAAGGGCCATGCACGATTAATTTATGGTCGTGTTCCGGTACATTCCTTTAATCGTACTCAGAACAATGCCTGGCTGCACAATGAAATTCCACAGAATCCGATATGGATTAATGATGAGGTTGCGGCCGCCATGGGCTTGAAAGATGGCGATGAGATCACCTTGGTCAATGAGGTCGGTATTGAGAGCGCCAGTGCGTCTATTCTGAAAACGACACCAGGTATCCGTAAAGACGTCATTTTTACTGCTCATGGTTACGGCAGCCGCAATCCGCAACTGTCTGTTGCTGCCGGGGCCGGTATTGATGACAACGCACTGATCAGCAACCGTTCCGTTGACCCGGAAACAGGCACTCATGGCATGCGCAACAGTTTTGTTCGCATCGTCAAACAGGGAAAAACGTTG
- a CDS encoding molecular chaperone TorD family protein: protein MRLAGLLEFMAQSMEYPDKSWLTSDHWHLLVSILDELGWTEELNALPTADDILSEAGLTALQVEYTRLFINAVPHVIAPPYGSIYTDSEGILFGPSAEKTKVFYRQQGYDLRGPNDIPDHLNHELRFLSLLLKDGKFCETEQFLAEFFRPWFCLFRQRVVDESRHPYFRVMMKLIHFFTKEDEEHVNQVDPA from the coding sequence ATGCGTTTAGCCGGATTGCTTGAATTTATGGCGCAGTCTATGGAATATCCTGATAAAAGCTGGTTAACGTCAGACCATTGGCATTTACTGGTTTCAATTCTCGATGAACTTGGCTGGACCGAAGAGCTCAATGCATTACCGACGGCTGATGATATCCTCTCTGAAGCGGGCTTGACAGCCTTACAGGTAGAATATACCCGCCTGTTCATCAACGCGGTTCCCCATGTGATTGCTCCTCCTTACGGTTCAATCTACACCGACTCTGAAGGCATCCTTTTTGGACCCAGTGCTGAAAAAACCAAAGTGTTTTACCGCCAGCAAGGCTATGACCTGCGTGGCCCTAATGATATTCCGGATCATTTGAATCATGAATTGCGGTTTTTATCCCTCTTGTTAAAAGACGGCAAATTTTGTGAAACTGAGCAATTTCTTGCGGAGTTTTTTCGACCGTGGTTTTGCCTGTTTCGCCAACGTGTCGTTGACGAAAGCCGCCACCCGTATTTTCGAGTCATGATGAAACTGATCCATTTCTTCACGAAGGAGGATGAGGAGCATGTCAATCAAGTTGACCCGGCGTAA
- a CDS encoding flagellar basal body rod C-terminal domain-containing protein — protein sequence MIDAMSSAMSGLQAQTLRLNSTANNVANSETEGYAPSQVTLSENEQGGVRAQLQKPVNGTGDAQTAENQTSKVDLAKEMVDMMQTKQFYSANLKTVSVADSMSGDLLDTFA from the coding sequence ATGATTGACGCCATGAGTAGCGCCATGTCCGGTCTGCAGGCACAGACATTGCGCCTTAATTCCACAGCAAATAATGTTGCGAACAGCGAAACAGAAGGTTATGCCCCATCTCAAGTTACTCTTTCGGAAAACGAGCAGGGTGGTGTGCGGGCACAGTTGCAGAAACCAGTTAATGGAACAGGTGATGCCCAAACGGCCGAAAATCAGACCTCCAAAGTTGATCTGGCTAAAGAGATGGTGGATATGATGCAAACCAAACAATTCTATTCTGCCAACTTGAAAACGGTTTCTGTTGCGGATTCCATGTCAGGAGATCTGCTCGACACATTTGCCTGA
- a CDS encoding bacteriohemerythrin produces the protein MAFIEWNQNFAVNVDQFDDHHRHLIDLLNKTHDQITRRLEKEKLGQVLVELIEYAKYHFRAEEVWMKNLNYPRLKQHCAEHHYFVNRVQEMCEDYTSGNTALAQELLSFMKNWLSSHILGTDREYTHFIASKS, from the coding sequence ATGGCATTCATCGAATGGAACCAGAATTTTGCTGTCAATGTTGACCAATTTGACGATCATCACCGGCACCTCATCGACCTGCTGAACAAGACTCATGACCAGATTACCCGTCGTCTGGAAAAGGAAAAACTTGGTCAGGTTCTGGTCGAATTAATTGAATACGCCAAATATCACTTCAGAGCCGAAGAAGTGTGGATGAAAAATCTTAACTATCCGCGACTCAAACAACACTGTGCAGAGCATCACTATTTCGTCAATCGCGTTCAAGAAATGTGTGAAGACTATACCAGTGGTAACACAGCTCTGGCTCAAGAGCTGTTATCCTTCATGAAAAACTGGCTTTCCAGCCATATTTTGGGAACCGACCGGGAATATACACATTTTATCGCATCAAAGTCGTAA
- a CDS encoding bacteriohemerythrin: protein MLSHQSRNSTFFKLALYTEKDHHRHLFFLFNKAYEDSESDTLKDSLGALLNELIDYTIYHFHAEETWMEEHHFPKHEKHCQEHARFMTRISELHADYLSGQTQINLEVLAFMKNWIEEHIMISDAEYGRFHKIH from the coding sequence ATTTTATCGCATCAAAGTCGTAATTCTACGTTTTTCAAACTTGCCCTATACACTGAAAAAGATCACCATCGCCATCTGTTCTTTTTGTTCAACAAAGCGTACGAAGATTCTGAATCCGACACGCTAAAAGATTCGCTGGGTGCGTTATTAAATGAATTAATCGATTACACGATTTATCATTTTCACGCTGAAGAAACCTGGATGGAAGAGCACCATTTCCCCAAACATGAAAAGCATTGTCAGGAACATGCCCGCTTTATGACACGAATCAGCGAACTGCATGCCGACTATCTCAGTGGTCAGACCCAAATCAACCTTGAGGTTCTCGCCTTTATGAAGAACTGGATTGAAGAACATATTATGATCTCCGATGCTGAATACGGTCGCTTTCATAAAATACACTGA
- a CDS encoding GGDEF domain-containing protein, with protein MRRFVTIQDLMKPDSFVLYLYKMAVQRSTGITRPSSSTNSGSCQWGKGCSFIPVAAGVLGLCLLLAAWTLTLNQLQSNRRSLIDHVTTEQHNLVSIISKNLTQAIDEHRPLESIVRRALDTQNTEELNHIPELLSGQHFFNRMLICSQNGTPLYQSSPGAYSAKQQNRISELMSEQHGKSTPFVFNAELVRPDAPWQIPLLFPLITNRLGQITMILEADLGYLLNLYQDVMIGHTGTIRIQTPDGQPLVHIEQGALMAAPATSSNIYWEKDRQFNQTKTVSYLDHGHSSLTSYRHLSAYPLTISVGQYQDEILKKYTHWRQQQLMSLSVVTLLSLIGFSWLVWVTHQNQHYLKALLIANQQNAQLINQLEHEHQQAVDAASRDPLTNLYNRRLFIELGQKQLQYGKRKNLHCAVLFLDMDRFKEINDTYGHHIGDLLLKKVADRLRDTLREADIIARYGGDEFVILLDSITRDEHTFQITEKLVHTLSRPYTNLEKLTIHTTPSIGVAIFPRHAEDIQTLLLQADVAMYWSKENGRAQWTLFHPRLARSSTVRHTALSIDTTEIS; from the coding sequence ATGAGGCGATTCGTCACTATTCAGGATCTTATGAAACCGGATTCGTTTGTCCTTTATCTTTACAAGATGGCGGTTCAACGCTCTACCGGAATAACCAGGCCATCATCGTCGACTAACTCCGGCTCATGCCAGTGGGGCAAAGGCTGTTCGTTCATTCCTGTTGCCGCTGGAGTTCTCGGGCTGTGTCTGTTGCTGGCAGCCTGGACTCTGACCCTCAATCAGCTTCAATCGAATCGGCGCTCTCTGATCGACCATGTCACCACGGAACAACACAACCTGGTTTCCATTATCAGTAAAAATCTTACTCAAGCCATCGACGAACATCGGCCGTTAGAGAGCATTGTCCGCAGAGCACTGGACACTCAGAACACGGAAGAACTGAACCATATTCCTGAACTGCTTTCAGGGCAGCATTTTTTCAACCGCATGCTGATTTGCAGCCAGAACGGCACACCGCTTTATCAGAGTTCGCCGGGGGCCTATTCTGCCAAGCAGCAGAACCGAATCTCAGAGCTTATGAGCGAACAGCACGGTAAAAGCACGCCATTTGTCTTCAATGCAGAACTGGTCAGACCCGATGCCCCGTGGCAGATACCACTGTTGTTCCCTCTTATCACCAACCGTTTGGGTCAGATTACGATGATTCTTGAAGCGGATCTCGGCTACCTGCTCAATCTGTATCAAGACGTTATGATCGGCCACACCGGCACCATTCGCATTCAAACCCCCGACGGACAGCCACTGGTTCACATCGAACAAGGAGCTCTGATGGCTGCCCCCGCCACGTCATCCAACATCTATTGGGAAAAAGATCGTCAGTTTAATCAAACAAAGACAGTATCTTATCTTGATCACGGCCATTCATCACTGACCAGCTACCGCCATCTGTCTGCTTATCCACTCACCATCAGCGTCGGCCAATATCAGGATGAAATTCTGAAGAAATACACCCACTGGCGGCAACAACAACTGATGAGTCTCAGTGTTGTTACCCTGCTCAGCCTGATCGGGTTCAGTTGGCTGGTATGGGTTACGCACCAGAACCAGCATTATCTGAAGGCTCTGCTTATCGCTAACCAACAAAATGCCCAGTTGATCAATCAGCTTGAGCATGAGCATCAGCAAGCCGTCGATGCCGCGTCACGTGATCCACTGACCAACCTGTACAATCGGCGCTTATTTATCGAACTGGGGCAAAAACAACTGCAGTATGGCAAACGCAAAAACCTTCACTGTGCCGTGCTGTTTCTGGACATGGATCGTTTCAAAGAGATCAATGACACCTACGGCCATCATATTGGCGACCTGCTGTTAAAAAAAGTCGCTGACCGGTTGCGCGACACCCTGCGCGAAGCCGATATTATCGCCCGTTACGGTGGCGATGAATTCGTCATCTTACTCGACAGCATCACCCGTGATGAACACACCTTTCAGATCACGGAGAAACTGGTTCATACCCTGTCGCGGCCTTATACCAACCTTGAAAAATTAACGATTCACACCACGCCAAGTATTGGTGTGGCCATATTTCCTAGGCATGCCGAAGATATCCAGACTCTGTTGTTACAAGCCGATGTCGCCATGTACTGGTCTAAAGAAAACGGCCGCGCCCAATGGACCTTGTTTCATCCCCGCCTGGCCCGTTCATCAACCGTCAGACACACTGCTCTGTCAATCGACACCACGGAAATCTCATGA
- a CDS encoding phosphate/phosphite/phosphonate ABC transporter substrate-binding protein → MTKRGFFSMCLLMVGLVWPYGLLQAETTDHTALHFAMIPKKNIDQQIDEMCPLLRLLADKLERPVNVVRVSSYQAVIEGLLSADIDLAIMGPASYAYAKQRDGRIEAFASLTRKAGIFTPEGSYYQSVLVTLAENGAKTISELRGTKVAFTDPKSTSGSVIPRHEFSRKINTSLQNYFGGMSYTGSHDRSIRALVNYQIDAAFVSSSRLDEAVRKGIVTPQQVRILWRSQPIHFDPFVFRGHLPQSLKEQIRHIMFSSPEALRPMFDKKNATGIVAVSDNDYTNIRAITRQEH, encoded by the coding sequence ATGACAAAACGCGGTTTTTTTAGCATGTGTTTGCTGATGGTCGGTTTGGTGTGGCCATACGGCCTGCTGCAGGCCGAGACAACAGATCACACCGCTTTGCACTTTGCCATGATTCCTAAGAAAAACATCGATCAACAGATTGACGAGATGTGTCCGTTATTGCGCTTGCTTGCAGACAAACTCGAACGCCCGGTCAACGTGGTTCGCGTTAGTTCCTACCAGGCGGTGATCGAAGGCTTACTCTCTGCTGATATTGATCTGGCCATCATGGGACCGGCGTCCTATGCTTATGCCAAACAACGTGATGGCCGGATCGAAGCCTTTGCGTCGCTGACACGAAAGGCTGGCATTTTTACTCCGGAGGGCAGCTATTATCAGTCGGTCCTGGTTACTCTGGCAGAGAATGGCGCCAAGACCATTTCAGAGCTGCGTGGCACAAAAGTCGCATTTACCGACCCGAAAAGCACCTCAGGTTCGGTGATTCCCCGTCATGAATTCAGCAGAAAAATCAACACGTCCCTTCAGAATTATTTTGGCGGTATGAGCTACACCGGCTCCCACGACCGTTCGATCCGGGCCTTGGTTAATTATCAAATCGATGCCGCCTTTGTTTCCAGCTCCCGTCTGGATGAAGCGGTGCGCAAAGGGATTGTCACACCGCAACAGGTCAGAATTCTGTGGCGCTCGCAACCGATCCACTTCGATCCGTTTGTGTTCCGCGGCCATTTACCCCAATCACTCAAAGAGCAGATCCGCCACATCATGTTTTCATCGCCTGAAGCGTTACGACCGATGTTTGACAAAAAAAATGCTACCGGTATCGTTGCTGTCAGTGACAACGACTATACGAACATACGCGCCATCACCCGTCAGGAGCACTGA
- a CDS encoding AEC family transporter, with product MPDPITAILPLVFTFALGVVLRSWRVFATQDADILLKLFFYLCLPALILLSVSTMPLRVGLLFLPGLAVTIILITFALGSRITPFLNLPRATLGVFYVGILVMNGGFTFPYVLSAYGADGMALASLFDFGTGLMVFTFVYYLACRHGQSGSTHRQLLTKFLLSPPLLALIIALILNVTHTALPSLVLNWFTQLSNMTTPVVMLALGIAFRPHLLRLGSLASVILLRMGLGFVLAQLCVHLMGIDGMMRHIVVMMASAPSGVNTLAFATLEGLDKEFAAAVVSYTTLIGMIWFPLYLSLAV from the coding sequence ATGCCTGATCCCATCACCGCGATTCTTCCATTGGTATTCACCTTTGCCTTAGGAGTCGTGTTGCGCTCATGGCGGGTGTTTGCCACTCAAGATGCCGATATCCTGCTCAAACTGTTTTTTTACCTGTGCTTGCCGGCGCTGATCCTGTTGTCGGTCAGCACCATGCCGTTGCGCGTCGGCCTGCTGTTTTTACCCGGCCTTGCCGTCACCATCATTCTGATCACCTTTGCCTTAGGTAGCAGGATTACGCCGTTTCTTAATCTGCCCCGAGCCACACTGGGGGTGTTTTATGTCGGCATCCTGGTCATGAACGGCGGATTTACCTTTCCCTATGTACTGTCGGCCTACGGGGCTGACGGCATGGCCCTCGCCTCGCTGTTTGACTTCGGCACCGGCCTGATGGTGTTCACCTTTGTCTACTATCTGGCCTGCCGTCATGGTCAAAGCGGCAGCACACATCGCCAGCTGCTGACGAAATTCCTTCTTTCTCCGCCCCTGCTGGCCCTGATCATCGCCTTGATCCTCAATGTCACGCACACGGCATTACCGTCATTGGTGCTCAATTGGTTCACGCAGCTCAGCAACATGACCACCCCGGTGGTGATGCTGGCCCTCGGCATTGCCTTTCGGCCGCATTTGCTCCGCCTCGGTTCCTTGGCCAGCGTCATCCTATTACGCATGGGCCTCGGCTTTGTTCTGGCCCAGTTATGTGTTCATCTGATGGGAATTGACGGGATGATGCGCCATATCGTGGTGATGATGGCGTCGGCACCCAGCGGTGTCAACACCCTGGCCTTTGCCACGCTGGAGGGACTGGATAAAGAGTTTGCCGCAGCCGTGGTCTCGTACACCACCCTGATCGGCATGATCTGGTTTCCATTGTATCTGTCACTTGCCGTTTGA
- a CDS encoding IS1380 family transposase — protein sequence MKTECNTEQLEFHSFGRREIIGQFDGIKISSDGGGILLREVEKRTGILRRLSQCFTDYRNPEMITHSLESLISQRIMALALGYEDLNDHDVLRHDALLSVLSGKSNGKMGAGKSTLNRLELTPATGSSSSRYKKIVANSDAMDELLIDFFQKSFSEVPEEIVLDVDATDDLIHGTQQGRFYHGYYRSYCYLPLYIFCGEQLLCARLRTADQDGAAGTKEELERIVRRIRQSWPDVRIVVRGDSGFCRDEIMTWCEHEENRVDYVLGLAKNSRLKTLLEEEMEQAKQEHEQTEKAARVFKDFHYQTRNSWSRSRRVVGKAEYLSKGENPRFVVTTLSEEKADARSLYEDIYCARGDMENRIKEQQLALFADRTSCHEMRANQLRLYFSSFAYVLLQTLRRIGLKETELAKAQSETIRLKLLKIGTRIKISVRKIWLSFSESYPYADLLRQVLGNLQKIPIRC from the coding sequence ATGAAAACAGAGTGTAACACAGAGCAACTTGAGTTTCATAGCTTTGGTCGGCGTGAAATTATTGGTCAATTCGATGGCATCAAGATCAGTTCCGATGGCGGTGGCATCCTTCTTCGAGAGGTCGAAAAACGCACCGGCATATTGCGTCGTTTGAGTCAATGCTTCACGGACTATCGCAATCCAGAGATGATTACCCACAGCCTCGAATCCTTGATTAGCCAGCGCATCATGGCGCTGGCATTAGGCTACGAAGACCTCAACGACCATGATGTTTTGCGCCATGATGCCTTGCTCAGTGTTTTAAGTGGTAAGTCCAATGGAAAAATGGGAGCCGGGAAAAGCACTCTCAACCGTCTTGAACTGACACCTGCGACGGGCTCAAGTTCATCGCGCTACAAGAAGATTGTCGCCAATAGTGACGCTATGGACGAGCTTTTGATTGATTTCTTTCAGAAGTCATTCAGTGAAGTTCCAGAAGAGATTGTCTTGGATGTAGACGCTACAGATGATCTAATCCACGGTACTCAGCAGGGGCGTTTTTATCATGGCTATTATCGAAGCTACTGCTATTTGCCGCTGTATATTTTTTGTGGGGAACAGCTGTTGTGCGCCCGCTTGCGTACGGCGGATCAGGATGGTGCCGCCGGAACAAAAGAAGAACTGGAACGCATTGTCCGACGCATTCGCCAATCATGGCCGGATGTTCGCATCGTTGTGCGTGGAGACAGTGGTTTTTGTCGCGACGAGATTATGACTTGGTGCGAGCACGAAGAAAACCGCGTGGACTATGTCTTGGGATTGGCGAAAAACTCTCGCTTGAAGACACTGCTAGAAGAGGAGATGGAACAGGCGAAACAAGAGCATGAGCAGACAGAAAAAGCCGCACGGGTATTCAAAGACTTTCACTACCAGACCCGCAATAGCTGGAGCCGGTCCAGGCGCGTTGTGGGCAAAGCGGAATATTTGTCCAAGGGAGAAAATCCCCGCTTTGTCGTAACGACACTGAGCGAGGAAAAAGCGGATGCCCGCAGCTTGTATGAAGACATTTACTGCGCCCGCGGCGACATGGAAAATCGGATCAAGGAACAACAACTGGCCCTGTTTGCCGACCGGACGTCCTGTCATGAAATGCGTGCCAACCAATTGCGCCTGTATTTTTCCAGCTTTGCCTATGTTCTGTTACAAACTCTGCGGCGCATCGGATTAAAAGAAACGGAATTGGCCAAAGCACAGAGCGAAACAATCCGTCTGAAATTACTGAAGATTGGCACCCGGATCAAAATCAGCGTGCGCAAGATCTGGCTGTCATTTTCAGAAAGCTATCCCTATGCGGACTTGCTGCGCCAAGTTTTGGGGAATCTTCAAAAAATACCGATACGCTGTTAA